One segment of Takifugu rubripes chromosome 5, fTakRub1.2, whole genome shotgun sequence DNA contains the following:
- the hmgxb4a gene encoding HMG domain-containing protein 4a isoform X2: MEGDRSLVAGRSQREKRRSYKDLLREEEEIAAQVRKTSKKRLKDSELFLLGGDLHKKKKKHGDDYYYRDHDGSGPPSHKKKHKSVEHSPTISSPSSLNPRDTAMGLLQAITSPLATGSDPSPLHKKPSYPSFSSHSSKDQKRDSGVGSKGSHSLSHSRPLASSSNSFFKKHSSSTKSSLYHGGMPKEESLTLRVLKKEKDLDRLQISKSPKKKFLQSRDPLPIVGKEVEVEGHYGGGIADVSSSSGGELEAGELVIDDSYTHLSKKKKKSKKSKKKKDKEKDREKEKSGKDKKHSKGFGDLRGHGHSHPAVMHGTVGPMFAMTTPVSPHHHQITDGMTEKKKKKEDKDREKREKEKDKPKKKNTSAYQVFCKEYRVNINAEQPGLVFGELSKKLAEVWKAMPEKDKLVWRQKAQYLQHKQNKAEATTVKHKIVTDNKNKAAATGTGIVPVNKTSSTVSLSPARAPEVDPIDAAAHLQLLGESLSLIGHRLQETEGMVAVSGSLSVLLDSILCALGPLTCLTAQIPQLNGCPRNVLSTTLDNIAYIMPGL; the protein is encoded by the exons ATGGAAGGAGACAGAAGCCTTGTTGCTGGTCGTagccagagagaaaaaaggcgGTCATACAAGGACTTAttaagggaggaagaggagattgCTGCTCAAGTCCGAAAAACATCGAAGAAACGGCTAAAA GATTCGGAACTGTTCTTGCTTGGTGGAGACTtgcataaaaagaaaaaaaaacatggcgaTGACTACTATTACAGAG ACCATGATGGTTCAGGTCCCCCTTCCCACAAGAAAAAGCACAAATCCGTTGAGCATTCCCCTACTAtctcatccccatcatcctTGAACCCAAGAGACACGGCAATGGGTCTTCTACAGGCCATCACGTCCCCACTGGCCACAGGCTCCGACCCCAGCCCTCTTCACAAGAAACCCTCTTACCCCTCTTTTTCCTCACACTCTTCAAAGGACCAGAAACGTGACAGCGGTGTTGGAAGCAAAGGCAGCCATTCCCTTTCCCACTCCCGCCCTTTGGCTTCATCGTCAAATTCTTTTTTCAAGAAACATTCTTCCTCCACCAAGTCATCTTTGTACCATGGTGGGATGCCAAAAGAGGAGTCACTGACATTAC GTGTCCTAAAGAAGGAGAAGGACCTAGACCGACTGCAGATTTCCAAATCACCCAAGAAGAAATTCCTGCAGAGTCGAGATCCGCTACCTATAGTGGGGAAAGAAGTAGAAGTGGAAG GTCATTATGGAGGTGGCATTGCTGATGTGAGTTCTTCATCTGGAGGGGAACTGGAAGCTGGTGAACTGGTCATAGATGATTCATACACACACCTGtcgaaaaagaagaagaagagcaagaaaagcaagaaaaaaaaggacaaagaaaaagatagagaaaaagagaaaagtggaAAGGACAAGAAGCACAGTAAAGGATTTGGAG ATTTGAGGGGCCATGGACACTCCCATCCTGCTGTTATGCATGGCACTGTGGGCCCAATGTTTGCTATGACCACACCTGTTTCTCCACATCACCATCAAATTACTGATGGaatgacagagaagaagaagaaaaaagaggacaaagacCGTGAAAAGCGcgagaaagaaaaagacaag CCCAAGAAGAAGAACACATCAGCATATCAGGTGTTTTGTAAGGAGTACAGAGTTAATATTAATGCAGAACAGCCAGGACTAG TATTTGGTGAACTAAGCAAGAAATTAGCAGAAGTGTGGAAGGCAATGCCAGAGAAAGATAAATTG GTCTGGAGACAGAAGGCTCAATATTTACAgcacaaacagaataaagctgaggCAACCACAGTCAAGCACAAGATCGTGactgacaacaaaaacaaag CTGCAGCTACAGGAACAGGTATTGTGCCTGTAAACAAGACATCCAGCACTGTGTCCTTGTCCCCTGCACGAGCCCCAGAAGTCGATCCAATTGATGCAGCAGCTCACTTGCAACTCTTGGGAGAGTCTCTGTCTCTGATTGGGCACAGACTACAGGAGACGGAG GGAATGGTGGCAGTTTCTGGAAGTCTGTCAGTTCTTCTGGATTCCATCTTGTGTGCTCTAGGGCCACTGACTTGTCTCACTGCACAGATCCCACAGCTCAATGGATGCCCTCGCAATGTTCTG TCAACCACATTGGACAACATTGCTTACATCATGCCTGGACTCTGA
- the hmgxb4a gene encoding HMG domain-containing protein 4a isoform X1 has product MELGMEGDRSLVAGRSQREKRRSYKDLLREEEEIAAQVRKTSKKRLKDSELFLLGGDLHKKKKKHGDDYYYRDHDGSGPPSHKKKHKSVEHSPTISSPSSLNPRDTAMGLLQAITSPLATGSDPSPLHKKPSYPSFSSHSSKDQKRDSGVGSKGSHSLSHSRPLASSSNSFFKKHSSSTKSSLYHGGMPKEESLTLRVLKKEKDLDRLQISKSPKKKFLQSRDPLPIVGKEVEVEGHYGGGIADVSSSSGGELEAGELVIDDSYTHLSKKKKKSKKSKKKKDKEKDREKEKSGKDKKHSKGFGDLRGHGHSHPAVMHGTVGPMFAMTTPVSPHHHQITDGMTEKKKKKEDKDREKREKEKDKPKKKNTSAYQVFCKEYRVNINAEQPGLVFGELSKKLAEVWKAMPEKDKLVWRQKAQYLQHKQNKAEATTVKHKIVTDNKNKAAATGTGIVPVNKTSSTVSLSPARAPEVDPIDAAAHLQLLGESLSLIGHRLQETEGMVAVSGSLSVLLDSILCALGPLTCLTAQIPQLNGCPRNVLSTTLDNIAYIMPGL; this is encoded by the exons ATGG AGCTGGGGATGGAAGGAGACAGAAGCCTTGTTGCTGGTCGTagccagagagaaaaaaggcgGTCATACAAGGACTTAttaagggaggaagaggagattgCTGCTCAAGTCCGAAAAACATCGAAGAAACGGCTAAAA GATTCGGAACTGTTCTTGCTTGGTGGAGACTtgcataaaaagaaaaaaaaacatggcgaTGACTACTATTACAGAG ACCATGATGGTTCAGGTCCCCCTTCCCACAAGAAAAAGCACAAATCCGTTGAGCATTCCCCTACTAtctcatccccatcatcctTGAACCCAAGAGACACGGCAATGGGTCTTCTACAGGCCATCACGTCCCCACTGGCCACAGGCTCCGACCCCAGCCCTCTTCACAAGAAACCCTCTTACCCCTCTTTTTCCTCACACTCTTCAAAGGACCAGAAACGTGACAGCGGTGTTGGAAGCAAAGGCAGCCATTCCCTTTCCCACTCCCGCCCTTTGGCTTCATCGTCAAATTCTTTTTTCAAGAAACATTCTTCCTCCACCAAGTCATCTTTGTACCATGGTGGGATGCCAAAAGAGGAGTCACTGACATTAC GTGTCCTAAAGAAGGAGAAGGACCTAGACCGACTGCAGATTTCCAAATCACCCAAGAAGAAATTCCTGCAGAGTCGAGATCCGCTACCTATAGTGGGGAAAGAAGTAGAAGTGGAAG GTCATTATGGAGGTGGCATTGCTGATGTGAGTTCTTCATCTGGAGGGGAACTGGAAGCTGGTGAACTGGTCATAGATGATTCATACACACACCTGtcgaaaaagaagaagaagagcaagaaaagcaagaaaaaaaaggacaaagaaaaagatagagaaaaagagaaaagtggaAAGGACAAGAAGCACAGTAAAGGATTTGGAG ATTTGAGGGGCCATGGACACTCCCATCCTGCTGTTATGCATGGCACTGTGGGCCCAATGTTTGCTATGACCACACCTGTTTCTCCACATCACCATCAAATTACTGATGGaatgacagagaagaagaagaaaaaagaggacaaagacCGTGAAAAGCGcgagaaagaaaaagacaag CCCAAGAAGAAGAACACATCAGCATATCAGGTGTTTTGTAAGGAGTACAGAGTTAATATTAATGCAGAACAGCCAGGACTAG TATTTGGTGAACTAAGCAAGAAATTAGCAGAAGTGTGGAAGGCAATGCCAGAGAAAGATAAATTG GTCTGGAGACAGAAGGCTCAATATTTACAgcacaaacagaataaagctgaggCAACCACAGTCAAGCACAAGATCGTGactgacaacaaaaacaaag CTGCAGCTACAGGAACAGGTATTGTGCCTGTAAACAAGACATCCAGCACTGTGTCCTTGTCCCCTGCACGAGCCCCAGAAGTCGATCCAATTGATGCAGCAGCTCACTTGCAACTCTTGGGAGAGTCTCTGTCTCTGATTGGGCACAGACTACAGGAGACGGAG GGAATGGTGGCAGTTTCTGGAAGTCTGTCAGTTCTTCTGGATTCCATCTTGTGTGCTCTAGGGCCACTGACTTGTCTCACTGCACAGATCCCACAGCTCAATGGATGCCCTCGCAATGTTCTG TCAACCACATTGGACAACATTGCTTACATCATGCCTGGACTCTGA
- the LOC101076944 gene encoding uncharacterized protein isoform X2, whose amino-acid sequence MEMAALGSPSELRLVLLGQASAACTMLGLQEKQDGKSAPAKYTKEVAGKKVIVVSSLAWFNADSGPNEKKREILSFFNLSTPGPHAFLTVELDEDESLEEYLGTWRKDVQELVRRCGNRYHILDPHSELADDAFCELVEKVEKVVKESGGQHFSCPLYQQLEKRVRERQVEIIKDKKLVISPEDELLEEELEAVREEAEQTIDFESLDMHCIFLPENISPLPSTTSFFWSSWEKLMGWMRWLPTLIRKEALAGALVGLFVGGPLGGMMGATLGSVATEVKRRRTQKNK is encoded by the exons ATGGAAATGGCAGCGCTGGGGTCTCCCTCTG AACTGAGACTGGTGTTACTGGGCCAGGCATCAGCAGCCTGCACCATGTTGGGCCTTCAAGAGAAGCAGGATGGCAAATCTGCCCCGGCCAAATACACAAAGGAGGTTGCAGGAAAAAAG GTGATAGTTGTCTCTAGTCTGGCTTGGTTCAACGCAGACTCTGGcccaaatgagaaaaaaagagagatattGTCCTTCTTCAACTTATCTACCCCTGGACCTCATGcttttctg ACTGTGGAACTAGATGAAGATGAGTCCCTGGAGGAGTACCTTGGCACATGGCGTAAAGACGTGCAGGAGCTGGTGAGAAGATGTGGAAACCGTTACCATATCCTGGATCCCCACAGTGAACTAGCAGACGATGCTTTTTGTGAGCTGGTTGAGAAGGTGGAAAAAGTAGTGAAGGAAAGTGGGGGGCAACATTTCAGCTGTCCTCTGTACCAGCAGTTAGagaagagagtgagagaaagacAGGTAGAAATAATCAAGGATAAGAAACTGGTGATATCACCAGAGGATGAGTTACTAGAAGAAGAACTGGAAGCAGTCAGAGAAGAGGCAGAGCAGACCATAGATTTTGAGAGCCTAGATATGCATTGTATATTCCTCCCTGAAAATATTTCACCTCTTCCCTCTACGACCTCCTTCTTTTGGAGCTCCTGGGAGAAACTGATGGGCTGGATGCGTTGGCTACCTACTCTCATAAGAAAAGAGGCCCTGGCTGGAGCGTTAGTGGGTCTCTTCGTTGGGGGACCTTTGGGTGGAATGATGGGGGCCACCCTGGGGTCAGTGGCAACTgaggtgaagaggagaagaacccagaaaaataaataa
- the LOC101076944 gene encoding GTPase IMAP family member 4 isoform X1 has protein sequence MEMAALGSPSELRLVLLGQASAACTMLGLQEKQDGKSAPAKYTKEVAGKKVIVVSSLAWFNADSGPNEKKREILSFFNLSTPGPHAFLVCVSLKQPCNGEAQALDVLDQLFGPNAVSQCSFIIFTQTVELDEDESLEEYLGTWRKDVQELVRRCGNRYHILDPHSELADDAFCELVEKVEKVVKESGGQHFSCPLYQQLEKRVRERQVEIIKDKKLVISPEDELLEEELEAVREEAEQTIDFESLDMHCIFLPENISPLPSTTSFFWSSWEKLMGWMRWLPTLIRKEALAGALVGLFVGGPLGGMMGATLGSVATEVKRRRTQKNK, from the exons ATGGAAATGGCAGCGCTGGGGTCTCCCTCTG AACTGAGACTGGTGTTACTGGGCCAGGCATCAGCAGCCTGCACCATGTTGGGCCTTCAAGAGAAGCAGGATGGCAAATCTGCCCCGGCCAAATACACAAAGGAGGTTGCAGGAAAAAAG GTGATAGTTGTCTCTAGTCTGGCTTGGTTCAACGCAGACTCTGGcccaaatgagaaaaaaagagagatattGTCCTTCTTCAACTTATCTACCCCTGGACCTCATGcttttctggtttgtgtgtccCTGAAACAACCATGCAATGGAGAGGCTCAGGCTTTGGATGTTCTGGACCAGTTGTTTGGACCCAATGCAGTCAGCCAGTGCTCTTTTATAATTTTCACCCAGACTGTGGAACTAGATGAAGATGAGTCCCTGGAGGAGTACCTTGGCACATGGCGTAAAGACGTGCAGGAGCTGGTGAGAAGATGTGGAAACCGTTACCATATCCTGGATCCCCACAGTGAACTAGCAGACGATGCTTTTTGTGAGCTGGTTGAGAAGGTGGAAAAAGTAGTGAAGGAAAGTGGGGGGCAACATTTCAGCTGTCCTCTGTACCAGCAGTTAGagaagagagtgagagaaagacAGGTAGAAATAATCAAGGATAAGAAACTGGTGATATCACCAGAGGATGAGTTACTAGAAGAAGAACTGGAAGCAGTCAGAGAAGAGGCAGAGCAGACCATAGATTTTGAGAGCCTAGATATGCATTGTATATTCCTCCCTGAAAATATTTCACCTCTTCCCTCTACGACCTCCTTCTTTTGGAGCTCCTGGGAGAAACTGATGGGCTGGATGCGTTGGCTACCTACTCTCATAAGAAAAGAGGCCCTGGCTGGAGCGTTAGTGGGTCTCTTCGTTGGGGGACCTTTGGGTGGAATGATGGGGGCCACCCTGGGGTCAGTGGCAACTgaggtgaagaggagaagaacccagaaaaataaataa